In a genomic window of Procambarus clarkii isolate CNS0578487 chromosome 10, FALCON_Pclarkii_2.0, whole genome shotgun sequence:
- the LOC138363231 gene encoding dynein heavy chain-like, with protein sequence MRYIIDVSVRYIIDVSVRYIIDVSMRYIIDVSVRYIIDVSVRYIIDVSMRYIIDVSVRYIIDVSMRYIIDVSVRYIIDVSVRYIIDVSMRYIIDVSVRYIIDVSVRYIIDVSVRYIIDVSVRYIIDVSVRYIIDVSVRYIIDVSVRYIIDVSVRNIIDVSVRNIKSNTKRS encoded by the coding sequence ATGAGATACATCATTGATGTGTCAGTGAGATACATCATTGATGTGTCAGTGAGATACATCATTGATGTGTCAATGAGATACATCATTGATGTGTCAGTGAGATACATCATTGATGTGTCAGTGAGATACATCATTGATGTGTCAATGAGATACATCATTGATGTGTCAGTGAGATACATCATTGATGTGTCAATGAGATACATCATTGATGTGTCAGTGAGATACATCATTGATGTGTCAGTGAGATACATCATTGATGTGTCAATGAGATACATCATTGATGTGTCAGTGAGATACATCATTGATGTGTCAGTGAGATACATCATTGATGTGTCAGTGAGATACATCATTGATGTGTCAGTGAGATACATCATTGATGTGTCAGTGAGATACATCATTGATGTGTCAGTGAGATACATCATTGATGTGTCAGTGAGATACATCATTGATGTGTCAGTGAGAAACATCATTGATGTGTCAGTGAGAAACAtcaagtcaaacacaaaacgaagttag
- the LOC138363232 gene encoding mucin-22-like, with product MSGPVFCSETDETVTLSTGGEAAAGSSEGGEAAAGSSEGGEASAGSSEGGEAAAGSSEGGEAAAGSSEGGEASAGSSEGGEAAAGSSEGGDAAAVKEARQLQAAVKEARQLQAAVKEARQLQAAEKEARQLQAAVKEARHLQAAVKEARQLQAAVKEARHLQAAVKEARQLQAAVKEARQLQAAVKEARHLQAAVKEARQLQAAVKEARQLQAAVKEARHLQAAVKEARQLQAAVKEAMQLHSEGDEAADSSSEGGEVAAGSSEGGEVAAGSSEGGEAADSSSEGGEVAAGSSEGGEAAAGSIEGGDNSSEGGEAAADSSSEGGEAAADSSSEGGEAAADSSSEGGEAAAGSSEGGEAAAVKEARQQTAAVKEARQQQTRHQYVHEESGSVLFMLLARTLLCLRHCFDRRSLNTESQRASTADRSAGIGRPSRLGPKISLRTVQIT from the exons ATGTCTGGACCTGTCTTCTGCAGTGAAACGGACGAGACAGTAACACTTTCTACAGGAGGcgaggcagcagcaggcagcagtgaAGGAGGCGAGGCAGCTGCAGGCAGCAGTGAAGGAGGCGAGGCATCTGCAGGCAGCAGTGAAGGAGGCGAGGCAGCTGCAGGCAGCAGTGAAGGAGGCGAGGCAGCTGCAGGCAGCAGTGAAGGAGGCGAGGCATCTGCAGGCAGCAGTGAAGGAGGCGAGGCAGCTGCAGGCAGCAGTGAAGGAGGCGATGCAGCTGCAGTGAAGGAGGCGAGGCAGCTGCAGGCAGCAGTGAAGGAGGCGAGGCAGCTGCAGGCAGCAGTGAAGGAGGCGAGGCAGCTGCAGGCAGCAGAGAAGGAGGCGAGGCAGCTGCAGGCAGCAGTGAAGGAGGCGAGGCATCTGCAGGCAGCAGTGAAGGAGGCGAGGCAGCTGCAGGCAGCAGTGAAGGAGGCGAGGCATCTGCAGGCAGCAGTGAAGGAGGCGAGGCAGCTGCAGGCAGCAGTGAAGGAGGCGAGGCAGCTGCAGGCAGCAGTGAAGGAGGCGAGGCATCTGCAGGCAGCAGTGAAGGAGGCGAGGCAGCTGCAGGCAGCAGTGAAGGAGGCGAGGCAGCTGCAGGCAGCAGTGAAGGAGGCGAGGCATCTGCAGGCAGCAGTGAAGGAGGCGAGGCAGCTGCAGGCAGCAGTGAAGGAGGCGATGCAGCTGCA CAGTGAAGGAGACGAGGCAGCAGACAGCAGCAGTGAAGGAGGCGAGGTAGCAGCAGGCAGCAGTGAAGGAGGCGAGGTAGCAGCAGGCAGCAGTGAAGGAGGCGAGGCAGCAGACAGCAGCAGTGAAGGAGGCGAGGTAGCAGCAGGCAGCAGTGAAGGAGGcgaggcagcagcaggcagcattgAAGGAGGCGACAACAGCAGTGAAGGAGGCGAGGcagcagcagacagcagcagTGAAGGAGGCGAGGcagcagcagacagcagcagTGAAGGAGGCGAGGcagcagcagacagcagcagTGAAGGAGGcgaggcagcagcaggcagcagtgaAGGAGGCGAGGCTGCAGCAGTGAAGGAGGCGAGGCAGCAGACAGCAGCAGTGAAGGAGGCGAGGCAGCAGCAGACGCGCCACCAATACGTGCACGAGGAGAGCGGAAGTG TTCTTTTCATGTTATTAGCCCGCACTCTGCTTTGCCTCAGACATTGCTTTGATCGTCGCTCACTGAACACGGAGAGCCAGAGGGCCTCGACAGCAGACAGATCTGCTGGTATCGGCAGACCAAGCAGACTAGGCCCTAAGATAAGCCTCAGGACTGTGCAGATCACTTAG
- the LOC138363230 gene encoding neurofilament heavy polypeptide-like yields the protein MAGTFLNTNTSKKLRSSDEAKSPEEARSSDEAKSPEEARSSDEAKSPEEARSSDEAKSPEEAKSPEEARSSDEAKSPEEARSSDEAKSPEEARSSDETKSPEEARSSDETKSPEEARSSDEAKSPKEARSSGEAKD from the exons ATGGCCGGGACCTTCCTTAATACCAACACCAGCAAG AAACTAAGAAGTAGTGATGAAGCCAAGAGTCCTGAGGAAGCCAGAAGCAGTGATGAAGCCAAGAGTCCTGAGGAAGCCAGAAGCAGTGATGAAGCCAAGAGTCCTGAGGAAGCCAGAAGCAGTGATGAAGCCAAGAGTCCTGAGGAAGCCAAGAGTCCTGAGGAAGCCAGAAGCAGTGATGAAGCCAAGAGTCCTGAGGAAGCCAGAAGTAGTGATGAAGCCAAGAGTCCTGAGGAAGCCAGAAGCAGTGATGAAACCAAGAGTCCTGAGGAAGCCAGAAGCAGTGATGAAACCAAGAGTCCTGAGGAAGCCAGAAGTAGTGATGAAGCCAAGAGCCCTAAGGAAGCCAGAAGCAGTGGTGAAGCCAAAGATTAG